Proteins from one Haliaeetus albicilla chromosome 4, bHalAlb1.1, whole genome shotgun sequence genomic window:
- the MAIP1 gene encoding m-AAA protease-interacting protein 1, mitochondrial, with translation MALRAAPGRGRWLARALAAPGAARVPPPPPPAAAVASALPPAGRRPLRPPARFASTAGQGPEAEGPQRRVVVVRITSPFAWLRTRFYYLLIRLYFDQEFSIEEFTRGAKQAFSVVSKLLSQRKLDLLDELVSAEVLQVLKEKISLLPDTHRDALAADIDAIMYTTEGDVRIYYDDDGRKFVSILMRFWYLNGANLPDEVPGETKVFQIVFGDESTKEKRHLLTANYEFQREFTEGAKPDWTITRIEHPRLLE, from the exons ATGGCGCTGCGCGCGGCTCCCGGCCGCGGGCGCTGGCTCGCGCGCGCGCTCGCGGCGCCGGGGGCGGCCCgggtcccgccgccgccgccgcccgccgccgccgttgCCTCGGCCCTGCCGCCGGCCGGGCGCCGGCCGCTCCGGCCCCCCGCGCGGTTCGCCAGCACCGCCGGGCAGGGGCCGGAGGCCGAGGGTCCGCAGCGgcgggtggtggtggtgaggatCACCAGCCCCTTCGCCTGGCTCCGCACCCGCTTCTATTATCTCCTCATCCGCCTCTACTTCGACCAGGAGTTCAGCATCGAGGAGTTCACCCGGGGGGCCAAGCAG gccttttctgttgtttcaaaGCTGCTGTCTCAGCGTAAACTTGACCTGCTGGATGAACTTGTATCAGCAGAG GTACTTCAGGTGCTGAAGGAAAAGATTTCTTTGCTCCCCGACACTCACAGGGATGCTTTAGCAGCTGACATTGATGCAATCATGTATACAACAGAAGGAGATGTTCGCATTTACTATGATGATGATG GAAGAAAGTTTGTTAGCATCCTGATGCGTTTCTGGTATCTGAATGGTGCTAACCTACCTGATGAAGTACCAGGCGAAACCAAAGTTTTCCAGATTGTGTTTGGAGAtgaaagcacaaaagaaaaaagacatcttTTAACAGCAAACTATGA gtTCCAAAGGGAATTCACAGAAGGAGCAAAACCAGACTGGACAATTACACGGATTGAACATCCAAGGCTATTAGAATAA
- the TYW5 gene encoding tRNA wybutosine-synthesizing protein 5 isoform X1, which translates to MERREQPVVPVARLAGVRREQFLRDIYPRRKPVVLKGMELGTCTTKWTVDYLSQAEGSKEVKIHVSAVPQMDFLSKNFVYRTLPFDVFVQRAAEVKHKEYFLSEDEKYYLRSVGEDARKDIADIRKQFPVLAEDVQIPEYFEKEQFFSSVFRISSAGLQLWTHYDVMDNFLIQVTGKKRVVLYSPRDAPYLYLSGTKSKVLDVDNPDLEKYPLFVKAKRYQCFLEAGDVLFIPALWFHNVISEEFGVALNVFWKHLPAESYDKSDTYGNKDPTAASRAIQILDRALKTLEELPEEYRDFYARRMVLRIQEKAYRNDYG; encoded by the exons ATGGAGCGGCGGGAGCAGCCGGTGGTGCCGGTGGCGCGGCTGGCCGGGGTCAGGCGGGAGCAGTTCCTGCGAGACATCTACCCCCGG aGAAAGCCAGTAGTGCTGAAAGGAATGGAACTGGGCACTTGCACAACCAAATGGACAGTAGATTACTTGAGCCAAGCTGAAGGATCTAAAGAAGTAAAGATTCATGTTTCTGCAGTGCCACAGATGGATTTCCTCAGTAAGAACTTTGTCTATAG aacTCTGCCTTTTGATGTATTTGTACAAAGAGCAGCTGAAGTCAAACACAAGGAGTACTTTCTTTCTGAG GATGAAAAGTACTATTTGCGATCAGTGGGTGAAGATGCTAGGAAG GATATTGCAGATatcagaaagcagtttcctgTTTTGGCAGAAGATGTTCAGATTCCAGAGTATTTTGAGAAGGAACAGTTCTTCTCTAGTGTATTCCGCATCAGCTCAGCTGGATTACAGTTATGGACACATTATGAT GTAATGGATAATTTCTTAATCcaagtaacaggaaaaaaacgAGTTGTTTTGTATAGTCCTCGAGATGCaccatatttatatttatcaG GTACTAAGTCAAAGGTGCTGGATGTGGATAACCCAGATTTAGAGAAATATCCCCTTTTTGTGAAAGCCAAGCGCTATCAGTGTTTTCTGGAAGCAGGAGATGTGTTATTTATTCCAG CTTTGTGGTTCCACAATGTAATTTCTGAGGAATTTGGAGTGGCACTGAATGTCTTTTGGAAGCACCTTCCTGCTGAGTCCTATGATAAGAGTGACACTTATGGAAATAAAGATCCCACAGCAGCCTCTAGAGCTATACAGATCTTGGACAGGGCCTTGAAAACACTTGAAGAACTACCTGAGGAATACAGGGATTTTTATGCTCGGAGAATGGTGTTACGCATCCAAGAAAAAGCCTATAGGAATGATTATGGATAA
- the TYW5 gene encoding tRNA wybutosine-synthesizing protein 5 isoform X2: MELGTCTTKWTVDYLSQAEGSKEVKIHVSAVPQMDFLSKNFVYRTLPFDVFVQRAAEVKHKEYFLSEDEKYYLRSVGEDARKDIADIRKQFPVLAEDVQIPEYFEKEQFFSSVFRISSAGLQLWTHYDVMDNFLIQVTGKKRVVLYSPRDAPYLYLSGTKSKVLDVDNPDLEKYPLFVKAKRYQCFLEAGDVLFIPALWFHNVISEEFGVALNVFWKHLPAESYDKSDTYGNKDPTAASRAIQILDRALKTLEELPEEYRDFYARRMVLRIQEKAYRNDYG, translated from the exons ATGGAACTGGGCACTTGCACAACCAAATGGACAGTAGATTACTTGAGCCAAGCTGAAGGATCTAAAGAAGTAAAGATTCATGTTTCTGCAGTGCCACAGATGGATTTCCTCAGTAAGAACTTTGTCTATAG aacTCTGCCTTTTGATGTATTTGTACAAAGAGCAGCTGAAGTCAAACACAAGGAGTACTTTCTTTCTGAG GATGAAAAGTACTATTTGCGATCAGTGGGTGAAGATGCTAGGAAG GATATTGCAGATatcagaaagcagtttcctgTTTTGGCAGAAGATGTTCAGATTCCAGAGTATTTTGAGAAGGAACAGTTCTTCTCTAGTGTATTCCGCATCAGCTCAGCTGGATTACAGTTATGGACACATTATGAT GTAATGGATAATTTCTTAATCcaagtaacaggaaaaaaacgAGTTGTTTTGTATAGTCCTCGAGATGCaccatatttatatttatcaG GTACTAAGTCAAAGGTGCTGGATGTGGATAACCCAGATTTAGAGAAATATCCCCTTTTTGTGAAAGCCAAGCGCTATCAGTGTTTTCTGGAAGCAGGAGATGTGTTATTTATTCCAG CTTTGTGGTTCCACAATGTAATTTCTGAGGAATTTGGAGTGGCACTGAATGTCTTTTGGAAGCACCTTCCTGCTGAGTCCTATGATAAGAGTGACACTTATGGAAATAAAGATCCCACAGCAGCCTCTAGAGCTATACAGATCTTGGACAGGGCCTTGAAAACACTTGAAGAACTACCTGAGGAATACAGGGATTTTTATGCTCGGAGAATGGTGTTACGCATCCAAGAAAAAGCCTATAGGAATGATTATGGATAA
- the C4H2orf69 gene encoding mitochondrial protein C2orf69 homolog has translation MSKRCPPAAASLLRGLVGPAALCLGRSMSLCGAPAACAAGPAGGSGSGAGFSSARLSPPWLRLPEVPGAEPHRANELLLLLPPPAPRGPAPPQHHVVYFPGDVQNYHDIMSCHPENFQWEHWSFENVATILARRFPNSFIWVVKCSRMHLHKFSCYDNFVASNMFGAPEHSTDFGAFKHLHALLVNAFRFSQNILLSQKSVHGVSKDAKIAACKSQPQSVPTTNGCSSTERERDCECSNNSAMNFIIPSAVGAVSFTLIGFSKGCVVLNQLLYELKEAKKDKNTDAFLKNIKAIYWLDGGHSGGSNTWVTYPEVLKELAETGIEVHAHVTPYQVFDTMRSWIGREHEKFVQILEEFGVEINDQLHFADDVPSLDNHFRVHEVF, from the exons ATGAGCAAGCGGtgcccgccggccgccgcctcgCTGCTGCGGGGGCTCGTCGGCCCCGCTGCCCTCTGCCTGGGCAGGAGCATGAGCCTCTGCGGGGCGCCGGCCGCCTGCGCCGCGGGGCCTgcgggcggcagcggcagcggcgcGGGCTTCTCCTCAGCGCGGCTGAGCCCGCCGTGGCTGCGGCTGCCTGAGGTGCCGGGCGCGGAGCCGCACCGGGCCAacgagctgctgctgctgctgccgccgccggccccgcgcgGCCCAGCCCCGCCGCAGCATCACGTTGTCTACTTCCCGGGGGACGTGCAG aactaTCATGACATCATGTCTTGCCACCCAGAAAACTTTCAGTGGGAGCACTGgagttttgaaaatgttgctACCATACTTGCTCGCCGGTTCCCTAATAGCTTTATTTGGGTTGTAAAGTGTTCTCGAATGCACCTGCACAAATTCAGTTGCTATGACAACTTTGTGGCAAGCAACATGTTTGGAGCACCAGAGCACAGCACTGACTTTGGAGCTTTCAAGCATCTCCATGCATTGCTAGTTAATGCATTCAGATTCTCTCAGAATATTCTGCTGTCCCAGAAAAGTGTGCATGGTGTCAGCAAGGATGCAAAAATAGCTGCTTGTAAATCACAGCCACAGTCTGTTCCTACAACAAATGGCTGCTCATccacagaaagagagagagattgtgAATGCTCTAATAATTCTGCTATGAACTTCATTATACCGTCTGCTGTAGGTGCAGTGTCGTTTACTTTGATTGGCTTCAGTAAAGGTTGTGTGGTTTTGAACCAGCTGCTTTATGAGCTGAAGGAAGCTAAAAAAGACAAGAATACAGATGCCttcttaaaaaacataaaagcaattTACTGGTTGGATGGTGGTCACTCAGGAGGAAGCAATACTTGGGTTACTTACCCTGAAGTGCTGAAAGAACTTGCAGAGACAGGAATTGAAGTTCATGCTCATGTTACACCATACCAAGTGTTTGACACTATGAGGTCATGGATTGGGAGAGAGCATGAGAAATTTGTACAGATACTTGAAGAATTTGGTGTGGAAATAAATGATCAACTGCATTTTGCTGATGACGTTCCCTCCTTAGATAACCATTTCAGAGTTCATGAAGTATTTTGA